AACATCTACCGGAAGAAATTCTCGTTTGTGAACTTTCTGACCAAGCCAATGTTTGGAGGTAATAACAAATTGTGGATTTGGATGAAATTCAATGGTGACTTTATCAAAATCGGATGGGTGCGGTAGCGTTCCATCCGTAAAGGTGGACAAATCACGAAGCGCATCACCTGTTAACCACTCGCCATCTTTCGTGAGGTAAATAGGGATGACTTGATAGTTTTCTTGTAAAGCAAGGTAAACCTGATGGGCGGTTACGATTGAGACTTCATGTTCAGGCGTGCATCCACCAAATATAAGAGCTACATTGTGTTTTGACATTTTTTATTTTTCCTCCGCGCCGACTGTCCAATAGGTTCGTCAGAAAGACTGTAGTTATACGCTTGCGGGGTAAAGTTTGGAAACCGATATTATGAGGCAATTCTTTCCTCATTATAGTTGTCAGGGAGATCGTTCTCAAAAAGGACAACATCACCGGCTTGAACGCGTGTTGCTAAATGTTGTTTAACTTCTTCTAAATTGAGCGCAACAATAATTTGTTGGCTTGGGTATTGCGCAGCTTTTAATCCATCTAAAATCGGGGTAGTCCGCGTAGGACCGACCAAAATAACTAAATCACAGACATCAGCGGCACGTTCACCGAGGCGTTTATTTTCTTCATATTCCCTTTCGCCAAGTTCCACCATACCAGGGGTCACTAATACTTTTTTTCGACCTTGAATCTCAGTGAGAACCTCAAGTGCAGCTTCCGCACCGACCGGGTTCGAGTTGAAACTGTCATCAATGATAGTTACATCACCGCCGTTAGAGGTCAATTGCAAGCGATGTGGAACAGGTTCAACATTAGCAATCGCGACTCGAATTTCCTCAAGCGTCATCCCGCATTCTACCGCAACTGCCATTGCAGCAAGTATGTTGGATACGTTATGCTTCCCCAAGAGTTGCGTCCGAATCTCTGCTTCGGTAACCTCTCCAGAACCGATAGATACACGTGCCGTGAAAGCAAGACCCTCGCCGGTATGTCGAATATCCGCGGCAGTTAACTCGGCACTGTCAGAAACTGAAGCCACATAAAACGGTTCTGTCGCATAACGACGCACAGGATTACCGCTTTGCTCCCGTTTATTAGCGAGTTCTGCACAAATCTCGTTGTCGCAATTGAAGACTGCAAGTCCGCCCGATGGTAACGATTCAATCAACTCATACTTTGTTTTCGCTATATTCTCTATGCTCTTAAATCGCTCTAAATGCTGCGGACCGACTGCTGTGAGGATGCCGATTTCCGGCGATGCTAAATTACACAATTCGCGGATGTCGCCGCGTTTATAAGCACCCATCTCAACAATGAATATCTCGTGCTCAGGAGTCAGTTCACCACGAATGACCTTGCAAATACCCATCGGCGTGTTATAACTATCAGGGGTCATCAAGGTATTAAACTTCTGGGATAAAATCTGACGTAAAATATATTTCGTGCTCGTTTTGCCATAACTCCCTGTAATACCGATGACTTTAGGGTGGAGGGTCTTGATTCGCTTTCTCGCCGAAAGGAGATACGCCCCATTTATTGTCCGCTCTAAAGGATAAATAAGAAGGTTGGCAACGGTTAAATTAATAACAGCAACCTCGCTAAAGAGGAAAATAGCGATCCGCCATGGACTCGCCTGTGTTAACAACACAAGCACCGCAGCTGTACAAACGAGCAAACAGATAGAAAGTCCGAAGACCCGTTTCGCACGTGCCGTGTAAACGAGCGGTTTTTTCGCCTCAACCTTTTTACGTTTCGTGCTCATATAGACTTGGAACCCACCCCAAACTATGCACAGCACAGAAAAGAACCATGTGTTATGATATTGTGGGTAGAAGGCGGTGAGAATCAGAGCAGCACCAATGATAAGAATCTCTTTAACTTCAAAACAGTTCCTTAGATGCTGGCGCATCCACTTCAGGTATCGACCTGTCTTATAACCATCAAGTTGAAGTATATGGAGTCCACCTACCGTTCTGACGACAGCTCTCACCAAACAGGCCAGTGCTACGAGGTAGAAAAAAATAGTACTCATCGTTTCCAATTTTCAATTT
This region of Candidatus Poribacteria bacterium genomic DNA includes:
- a CDS encoding UDP-N-acetylmuramoyl-tripeptide--D-alanyl-D-alanine ligase is translated as MSTIFFYLVALACLVRAVVRTVGGLHILQLDGYKTGRYLKWMRQHLRNCFEVKEILIIGAALILTAFYPQYHNTWFFSVLCIVWGGFQVYMSTKRKKVEAKKPLVYTARAKRVFGLSICLLVCTAAVLVLLTQASPWRIAIFLFSEVAVINLTVANLLIYPLERTINGAYLLSARKRIKTLHPKVIGITGSYGKTSTKYILRQILSQKFNTLMTPDSYNTPMGICKVIRGELTPEHEIFIVEMGAYKRGDIRELCNLASPEIGILTAVGPQHLERFKSIENIAKTKYELIESLPSGGLAVFNCDNEICAELANKREQSGNPVRRYATEPFYVASVSDSAELTAADIRHTGEGLAFTARVSIGSGEVTEAEIRTQLLGKHNVSNILAAMAVAVECGMTLEEIRVAIANVEPVPHRLQLTSNGGDVTIIDDSFNSNPVGAEAALEVLTEIQGRKKVLVTPGMVELGEREYEENKRLGERAADVCDLVILVGPTRTTPILDGLKAAQYPSQQIIVALNLEEVKQHLATRVQAGDVVLFENDLPDNYNEERIAS